Proteins found in one Hippopotamus amphibius kiboko isolate mHipAmp2 chromosome 12, mHipAmp2.hap2, whole genome shotgun sequence genomic segment:
- the LOC130833883 gene encoding annexin A1-like: MAMVSEFLKQAWFTDNEEQEYTKTVKTSKGGPGSAVSPYPTFNPSSDAEALHKAITVKGVDEATITEILTKRNNAQRQQIKAAYLQEKGKPLDEALKKALTGHLEEAALALLKTPAQFDADELRAAMKGLGTDEDTLNEILASRTNREIREINRVYREELKRDLAKDIAADTSGDYEKALLSLAKGDRSKELALNDDLADTDARALYEAGERRKGTDVNVFTTILTTRSYPHLRRVFQKYSRYSKHDMNKVLDLELKGDIEKCLTVIVKCATSKPLFFAEKLHQAMKGVGTRHKILIRIMGSRSEIDMNDIKACYQKLYVISLCQAILDETKGDYEKILVAFCGGN, translated from the coding sequence atggCAATGGTATCTGAATTCCTGAAGCAGGCCTGGTTTACTGACAATGAAGAGCAGGAGTACACCAAAACTGTGAAAACATCCAAAGGTGGTCCTGGGTCAGCAGTGAGCCCCTATCCTACCTTCAATCCATCCTCGGATGCTGAGGCCTTGCATAAAGCAATCACAGTTAAAGGTGTGGATGAAGCAACCATCACTGAAATTCTGACTAAGAGAAACAATGCACAGCGTCAGCAGATCAAAGCAGCCTATcttcaggaaaaaggaaagccCCTGGATGAAGCTCTGAAGAAAGCCCTCACAGGTCACCTTGAGGAAGCTGCTTTGGCTCTATTGAAAACTCCAGCCCAGTTTGACGCTGATGAGCTCCGTGCTGCCATGAAGGGCCTTGGAACTGATGAAGACACTCTGAATGAAATTCTGGCATCAAGAACtaacagagaaatcagagaaattaacagAGTCTATAGAGAGGAACTGAAGAGAGATCTGGCTAAAGACATCGCCGCAGACACATCTGGAGATTATGAGAAGGCTTTGCTTTCTCTTGCTAAGGGTGACCGATCTAAGGAGCTTGCCCTAAATGACGACTTGGCTGATACGGATGCCAGGGCCTTATatgaagcaggagaaagaagaaaagggacagatgTGAATGTGTTCACTACCATTCTGACCACCAGAAGCTATCCCCATCTTCGCAGAGTGTTTCAGAAGTATTCCAGGTACAGTAAGCATGACATGAACAAAGTTCTGGACCTGGAGTTGAAAGGTGACATCGAGAAATGCCTCACAGTTATTGTGAAGTGTGCTACAAGCAAACCACTGTTCTTTGCTGAGAAACTTCATCAGGCCATGAAGGGTGTTGGAACTCGTCATAAGATACTGATCAGGATTATGGGTTCCCGTTCTGAAATCGACATGAATGACATCAAAGCATGCTATCAGAAGCTGTATGTCATTTCTCTCTGCCAAGCCATCCTGGATGAAACTAAGGGAGATTATGAAAAAATCCTGGTGGCTTTCTGTGGAGGAAACTAA